One Bradyrhizobium zhanjiangense DNA segment encodes these proteins:
- a CDS encoding dihydrodipicolinate synthase family protein, translating to MRTFSDRLRGIHAATIVPMTPDFEIDEAQLAAHLASVASAPGISGLLVNGHAGENFVLSLAEKRRVVELARQHTPQDCLIVSGVNHESSLESAREAAALQQAGADGLLVFPPNSWALGHADDCVIEHHRYIRDATTAPLMLYVAPVGAGAMAYAPPLLTRLVADPRFVAVKEGSWEVAAYEQNLRLIRKLRPDFVVLGSGDEHLLTSYLVGSAGSQVSLACVVPELVVSLWNAAEAGDWERARAAHEKLYPLAVAIYRDAPGGRATVRLKACLKLLGRLSCDAARPPQPAATRGELQALERALRLAGAL from the coding sequence ATGCGGACATTCAGCGACCGCCTGCGCGGCATTCACGCCGCCACCATCGTGCCGATGACGCCCGATTTCGAGATCGACGAGGCGCAGCTCGCAGCGCATCTCGCGTCGGTGGCGTCCGCGCCCGGCATCAGTGGGCTCCTCGTCAACGGCCACGCCGGCGAGAATTTCGTGCTGTCGCTGGCCGAGAAGCGGCGCGTGGTGGAGCTGGCGCGCCAGCACACGCCGCAGGACTGCCTGATCGTCTCCGGGGTCAATCATGAATCGAGCCTGGAGTCCGCGCGCGAAGCGGCTGCGCTGCAACAGGCCGGCGCCGACGGGCTGCTGGTGTTTCCACCCAACAGCTGGGCGCTCGGCCACGCCGATGACTGCGTGATCGAGCATCACCGCTACATCCGCGATGCCACGACCGCGCCGCTAATGCTCTACGTTGCACCCGTCGGCGCGGGCGCGATGGCCTACGCGCCGCCGCTGCTTACGCGGCTTGTCGCCGATCCCCGTTTCGTTGCGGTGAAGGAAGGCAGCTGGGAGGTTGCGGCCTACGAACAGAATCTCAGGCTGATCCGCAAGCTGCGACCGGACTTCGTCGTGCTCGGCTCCGGCGACGAGCACCTGCTGACGAGCTATCTCGTCGGCTCGGCCGGCAGCCAGGTGAGCCTCGCCTGCGTCGTGCCTGAGCTCGTGGTGAGCCTCTGGAATGCGGCGGAGGCCGGCGATTGGGAGCGGGCGCGTGCCGCGCATGAGAAGCTCTATCCGCTGGCGGTCGCGATCTATCGCGATGCGCCCGGAGGACGCGCGACCGTGCGGCTCAAAGCCTGCCTGAAGCTGCTCGGACGCCTGTCATGCGACGCGGCGCGGCCGCCACAGCCGGCGGCGACACGCGGCGAGTTGCAGGCGCTCGAGCGGGCACTGCGCTTGGCCGGCGCGCTCTAA